Proteins encoded by one window of Halomonas sp. Bachu 37:
- a CDS encoding McrC family protein, whose amino-acid sequence MPSKILIENGPWEPVNEVASFIPKGYGKLDHAVYKINQELRASLRLRQDPLELRKTSGGFEIRARSIAGTVSNGHFSIDVAPKFVAGKNLDKEWSLSLMALVQYALSKHVFLQKNFQINAHRSRFVDLLSMAFIDAVEAGLRDQVIHTYNVVEEAGASLRGRINMQRQIKTYLKRPHFLECDIDQLDSFNKYNDLLKWAADRFCSLVQSPVLTRKLREISIKIPGRNLPLAIHQQKQINLPPQFRAWHLALEIAVLLSSGFSHNQSGGLLSGYSFAFNMEKLFEHFVDFAFKKATLLLDDNFVSKSQLSTPYAFPQLATGKTFYSKPDNVLVKNKTAHLILDAKYKKLSNNEGDKSRKPQNQDVYELVAAMSAHGCDKGLLVYPKILSDSLLDDRKLQVWHISSFGKTLTIGAVAVDLMDLRLPRGLRSIEHRLAEAMKNLL is encoded by the coding sequence GTGCCCTCTAAAATCTTGATTGAAAATGGCCCTTGGGAGCCTGTTAACGAAGTGGCAAGCTTCATACCGAAAGGTTATGGAAAATTAGACCATGCTGTCTATAAAATAAATCAAGAATTGCGTGCCTCGCTACGTCTAAGGCAGGATCCACTTGAGCTAAGAAAAACTTCAGGGGGTTTTGAGATACGAGCTAGAAGTATTGCAGGTACGGTCAGCAATGGACATTTTTCTATAGATGTCGCTCCTAAATTTGTTGCTGGTAAAAATCTGGATAAGGAATGGTCGCTTAGCCTAATGGCGCTAGTCCAGTATGCTTTGTCGAAGCATGTGTTTTTGCAAAAGAATTTTCAGATTAATGCTCACCGATCAAGGTTCGTTGACTTGCTTTCAATGGCGTTCATAGACGCTGTTGAGGCCGGATTACGTGATCAGGTTATACATACTTATAATGTTGTAGAGGAAGCAGGTGCCTCACTTAGAGGCCGGATAAACATGCAGCGTCAGATTAAAACTTACCTTAAACGGCCTCATTTTTTAGAATGTGATATTGATCAGCTAGATTCATTTAACAAATATAATGACCTCTTGAAGTGGGCAGCTGACAGGTTTTGTAGCCTAGTTCAATCGCCTGTTCTAACAAGAAAGTTGCGCGAAATTTCCATTAAAATCCCCGGAAGGAACTTGCCTCTGGCCATCCATCAACAGAAGCAAATTAATTTGCCTCCTCAGTTTAGAGCATGGCATTTAGCGTTAGAAATCGCTGTGCTTCTTTCTTCTGGGTTTTCGCATAATCAGTCTGGCGGGCTACTGAGTGGTTACTCATTCGCGTTTAATATGGAAAAACTTTTCGAGCACTTTGTCGACTTTGCCTTTAAGAAAGCTACGCTACTGCTAGATGATAACTTTGTAAGCAAAAGCCAATTATCAACTCCTTACGCCTTTCCTCAGTTAGCCACAGGGAAAACATTCTATTCAAAGCCAGATAACGTTCTTGTTAAAAACAAAACGGCGCACCTCATCCTAGATGCTAAATATAAGAAGTTGTCTAACAATGAGGGGGATAAGTCCCGAAAACCACAAAACCAAGATGTTTATGAGCTAGTAGCAGCAATGTCTGCTCATGGTTGCGATAAAGGATTACTAGTTTATCCTAAAATATTAAGTGATTCACTTCTTGATGACAGGAAGCTACAAGTGTGGCATATTTCATCTTTTGGTAAGACTCTTACGATAGGGGCTGTTGCAGTTGACTTAATGGATTTGCGCTTACCTAGGGGACTGCGCTCGATTGAGCATAGGCTTGCTGAGGCGATGAAAAATTTGCTGTAA
- a CDS encoding Eco57I restriction-modification methylase domain-containing protein, producing MKSFYPEDLSSLHELAVASTMNAAVNALMCTKGLISLDDVSDKVTKKLCHEFSTIDDGSLPEKISASLECLRGIALKVNKRGDLIITTSPEQRQKGVYFTPVELAIAMLRPALEEKLKNVNSIESLRKVAMLDPAAGCGAFLITALRITVEVLSGRQEFAMYGNIELMREVADHCIYGVDIDPVAIATTHALIVAEVGDPDWEARQLDKHLKVGDSISVSIETWEKWFPDRAAYGFELIVTNPPWSKLRPLKHEFFEHIDANVRRLQGTALGVYLERNMNSLIHEEWGKYVDRTMVLSNRLRASQEYIVNKKSSGDPDLYKFFTERSVRLLAYDGVAALLLPSGILRAQGSTPLRQLLFESGEVAEVTEYINKNKIFDIHSMYRFTSLLFIKGKGFRGVLGKFASTLVNEINEKPRVFLDSNFLNAVGGLNKLIPEVRDKEEKAILEKLYRGGNFSDAFGGFVFKRELDMTNDSSNFVEAKDAICQGFKQESDGRWVSDRANEILLPVYEGRMVHQYDHKAKYYLEGQGRSAKWSVPMPGKGVIMPHYFVNEAYALKRGWRPKPRAGFCEISGHANERTILGALIPSNAICGNKVPVLKSSSLDDHFLWLAFANSLVIDWVMRRWVSTTINQFYWRNIPFPAVLSTSDRNFLIHSSQALCDLNNIEFSSRYWLGKRSQLRIAIDSVVFNLFGITSVERRKMLEDFDIFIKSEKKGGERSKDILALLDIYATEHLKGELTVEKVDKISSPEKCLAAYANKKHIEMLVS from the coding sequence ATGAAAAGCTTTTATCCAGAGGATCTCTCAAGCCTTCATGAACTGGCGGTGGCTTCTACAATGAATGCTGCTGTAAATGCCTTAATGTGCACTAAAGGTCTCATCTCCTTAGATGATGTTAGTGATAAAGTAACGAAAAAGCTTTGTCATGAGTTCTCCACTATTGATGATGGCTCTCTTCCAGAGAAAATTAGTGCTTCTTTGGAATGCCTCAGAGGAATAGCGTTAAAAGTTAATAAGCGTGGTGATTTAATCATTACCACCTCCCCTGAGCAGCGTCAGAAAGGCGTATATTTTACGCCGGTTGAACTGGCTATAGCTATGCTTAGACCCGCATTAGAGGAAAAGCTTAAAAATGTTAACTCGATAGAATCGTTAAGAAAAGTAGCTATGCTTGATCCAGCTGCGGGGTGCGGAGCTTTCTTAATCACAGCCCTGCGAATAACCGTAGAAGTCTTGAGTGGCCGGCAAGAATTTGCAATGTATGGCAATATAGAGCTAATGCGAGAGGTTGCGGATCACTGTATTTATGGCGTAGATATTGACCCAGTAGCAATAGCGACTACACATGCACTTATTGTTGCTGAAGTAGGAGATCCAGACTGGGAAGCCAGACAACTTGATAAACACCTGAAAGTGGGCGATTCAATAAGTGTTAGCATTGAAACTTGGGAGAAATGGTTTCCTGATCGTGCTGCCTATGGGTTTGAACTTATTGTAACCAATCCGCCATGGAGTAAGCTGAGGCCACTTAAGCACGAGTTTTTTGAGCACATCGATGCTAATGTTAGGCGCCTTCAGGGTACTGCTTTAGGCGTATATCTTGAGAGAAACATGAATTCTCTTATTCATGAAGAGTGGGGTAAGTATGTTGATCGGACGATGGTGTTATCTAATAGGCTTCGTGCATCGCAGGAATATATAGTTAACAAAAAATCCTCTGGTGATCCGGATCTTTATAAGTTTTTTACTGAAAGGTCAGTTCGTCTTCTTGCTTATGATGGAGTGGCTGCATTACTTCTTCCTTCAGGAATATTGCGAGCACAAGGCTCTACGCCACTTAGGCAGCTTCTGTTTGAGTCAGGAGAAGTCGCGGAAGTGACTGAATATATTAATAAAAATAAAATTTTTGATATTCACAGTATGTATCGTTTTACTTCTCTTTTGTTCATAAAGGGAAAGGGGTTTCGGGGGGTTTTAGGGAAGTTTGCCAGCACATTGGTCAATGAGATTAATGAAAAGCCGCGTGTTTTTTTAGATTCAAATTTCTTAAATGCTGTTGGCGGTTTGAATAAGCTAATCCCAGAGGTTAGGGATAAGGAAGAAAAAGCTATCTTGGAAAAGCTATACCGAGGCGGTAACTTTTCTGATGCTTTCGGTGGGTTTGTCTTTAAGCGCGAACTTGATATGACGAATGACTCTTCAAATTTTGTTGAAGCTAAAGATGCGATCTGTCAAGGATTTAAGCAAGAGTCAGATGGTCGGTGGGTTTCGGACAGAGCTAATGAAATACTTCTGCCTGTTTACGAAGGGCGGATGGTCCACCAGTATGATCATAAAGCAAAATACTACCTCGAAGGCCAAGGCAGGTCTGCAAAGTGGTCCGTCCCAATGCCCGGAAAGGGGGTGATAATGCCCCACTACTTTGTAAATGAGGCTTACGCCTTGAAGCGTGGCTGGAGGCCCAAGCCAAGGGCTGGTTTTTGTGAGATAAGTGGCCATGCCAATGAAAGAACTATACTGGGTGCACTAATACCTAGTAACGCCATATGTGGTAATAAAGTTCCCGTTCTCAAGTCCAGTTCTCTCGATGACCACTTCCTATGGTTAGCTTTTGCTAACTCTCTAGTAATTGACTGGGTGATGAGAAGGTGGGTTTCGACTACGATAAATCAATTTTATTGGAGAAATATTCCTTTCCCAGCTGTGCTTTCGACCTCAGATCGGAACTTTCTAATTCATAGTTCCCAAGCTTTATGCGATCTTAATAACATAGAATTTTCTTCTCGCTATTGGTTGGGTAAACGGTCTCAGTTACGCATTGCTATAGATTCTGTAGTTTTCAATTTATTCGGCATTACGAGTGTAGAAAGGAGAAAAATGCTTGAGGACTTTGATATATTTATAAAATCCGAAAAAAAAGGGGGAGAAAGGAGTAAGGATATTTTGGCGCTTTTAGATATTTACGCAACTGAACATTTGAAAGGTGAACTAACAGTAGAGAAGGTAGATAAAATAAGCTCTCCCGAAAAATGTTTAGCAGCCTATGCGAACAAAAAACATATCGAGATGTTAGTGAGTTAG
- a CDS encoding AAA family ATPase: MRWATLVSPNDARLNEQSVDPQELLLAQLMTVRLVLLQDNHINLDSDDWESLLAWLDLKVPESARDSRRASDYRPALKRWLKRATTSVSPDDDISCLLVQLVEHIGELLQLSDAERDLLIIAWLRLRHHPMNPVLSGIESSRAPKTLSMLLGHSGESILQGLSSTGRLHMLGLLGDKPLRFHDLEDAISSGSLLDSLAPLATEALAKAECASLKELVSTRLMSLCPPLPKGNYSLSSFDAVPLRQLLMDYLRQALAQRRHGANVLIHGQPGVGKTELVKTLASHLNVPLYGVPSCERDHQPLSPSKRLGRYGVVQQLLQQQPALVMFDEIEDVMTDEEALPKGWTNQQLERNPVPGIWVSNSVRWLDPAYQRRFDLIIEVKASTGPQARSRFQVMLADIPITHSARSRLAEQPWMTPALAQQLGRISGLLNEKAPLRNEQHLECLLSDRLQAQGMSPEGSLLRDNVPEPATGMPAYELGWLNTTPSLEHIIKRLQRRGRGRLCLHGLPGSGKTAMAAHLAKQLGRELITAHASSLMDKFVGGTEEKIAELFRRACEKKAVLLLDEIDSLLMSRDGAQQSWEISHTNELLVQLENFNGILLATTNRHDSLDRAVMRRFDLKVAFHPLAPKQLRSLLKTVLPKRDHARLAAIPDHNMAQRRLTPGNVRTALDQLDLRGLPVRFNTLMEALAQEERQQQGSKGPLGFV; this comes from the coding sequence ATGCGTTGGGCCACGTTAGTTTCACCGAATGACGCTCGATTGAACGAACAGAGCGTCGATCCCCAAGAACTCCTGCTCGCTCAACTCATGACGGTGCGCCTGGTGTTGCTCCAGGACAACCACATCAACCTGGACAGCGATGACTGGGAAAGCCTGCTCGCCTGGCTCGACCTGAAGGTGCCCGAGAGCGCCCGCGACAGCCGGCGCGCCAGCGACTACAGGCCGGCGCTCAAGCGTTGGCTCAAGCGCGCCACCACTAGCGTTTCCCCAGACGATGATATCAGTTGCCTGCTGGTGCAGCTGGTGGAGCACATCGGCGAACTGCTACAGCTGAGTGATGCCGAACGCGACCTGCTCATCATTGCCTGGCTACGCCTGCGCCACCACCCCATGAACCCGGTGCTCAGCGGCATCGAATCCAGCCGCGCCCCCAAGACATTAAGCATGCTCTTGGGACACAGCGGTGAGTCCATTTTACAGGGCCTGAGTTCGACGGGTCGCCTGCACATGCTCGGGCTGCTGGGCGACAAGCCCTTGCGCTTTCATGATCTGGAGGATGCCATCAGCTCCGGCTCACTACTCGATAGCCTGGCCCCGCTCGCCACGGAGGCATTGGCGAAGGCAGAGTGCGCGAGCCTTAAGGAGTTGGTCTCCACTCGGTTAATGAGCCTATGCCCGCCATTACCCAAGGGCAACTATTCCCTGAGCAGCTTCGATGCCGTGCCACTTCGCCAGCTGCTGATGGACTATCTTCGCCAAGCGTTGGCTCAGCGCCGGCACGGCGCCAACGTGCTGATTCATGGCCAGCCTGGCGTAGGCAAGACCGAGCTGGTCAAGACATTGGCCAGCCACCTAAATGTACCGCTGTATGGCGTTCCTTCCTGCGAACGGGACCATCAGCCCCTGAGTCCCAGCAAACGGTTGGGCCGCTATGGCGTGGTGCAGCAGTTGCTTCAGCAACAACCAGCACTGGTGATGTTCGATGAGATTGAAGACGTGATGACCGATGAGGAGGCCCTGCCGAAGGGATGGACTAATCAACAACTGGAGCGTAACCCAGTGCCCGGCATTTGGGTCAGCAACAGCGTACGCTGGCTGGACCCCGCCTATCAGCGTCGCTTTGACCTGATTATCGAAGTGAAAGCCAGTACGGGACCGCAGGCCAGAAGCCGCTTCCAAGTGATGCTTGCCGATATCCCCATTACCCATTCAGCACGGTCTCGGCTGGCCGAGCAGCCCTGGATGACGCCAGCACTGGCCCAGCAGTTGGGACGCATCAGCGGCTTGCTCAACGAGAAAGCACCGCTGCGCAATGAGCAGCATCTGGAGTGCCTTCTCAGCGACCGCCTACAAGCCCAGGGCATGTCACCTGAAGGCTCTCTGCTTCGGGACAACGTCCCCGAGCCAGCCACAGGTATGCCCGCATATGAGCTGGGCTGGCTAAACACCACTCCCAGCTTGGAGCATATCATAAAGCGCCTGCAGCGCCGTGGGCGGGGCCGCCTGTGCCTGCATGGCCTGCCGGGAAGCGGCAAGACCGCCATGGCGGCTCACCTCGCCAAGCAACTCGGGCGCGAACTGATCACCGCCCATGCCAGCAGCCTGATGGACAAGTTCGTTGGTGGCACCGAAGAAAAAATTGCCGAGTTGTTCCGTCGAGCCTGTGAAAAGAAAGCGGTGCTGCTGCTCGACGAGATAGACAGTCTGCTGATGAGCCGCGACGGCGCGCAGCAGAGCTGGGAGATCTCCCATACCAACGAACTACTGGTGCAGTTAGAGAACTTCAATGGCATCCTGCTTGCCACCACCAACCGCCACGACAGCCTAGACCGTGCCGTGATGCGCCGTTTCGATCTTAAGGTAGCCTTCCACCCGCTGGCACCGAAACAGTTACGCAGCCTGCTCAAGACCGTGCTACCCAAGCGCGACCACGCCCGACTAGCAGCCATTCCTGACCACAATATGGCCCAGCGCCGCCTGACGCCAGGCAACGTGCGTACCGCGCTGGACCAGCTTGACCTGCGTGGCTTGCCGGTGCGGTTCAATACGCTGATGGAAGCACTGGCGCAGGAAGAGCGTCAACAGCAGGGAAGCAAGGGGCCGTTGGGGTTTGTATAA
- the recD gene encoding exodeoxyribonuclease V subunit alpha: protein MSKVTARFPSQEIALADKAALLDLLFAWAARGWIRDLDAALAHRLAQLAPDGTPSCLLAAALVSHQVGQGHLLLSLDQARQHPEELIAVERDATDDAPPPPDALLKQLPEAWETQLAAWSAVGDGQDNHPLVLLNGRLYLRRYWRHEAQVANGVSERLSQAEEVVTETLRPVLDQLFPPQDPRAEKASSQKLACALGVRSPFAVITGGPGTGKTTTVIRLLALLQVQALATRRVPLTIRLAAPTGKAAARLSESIRDQISQLDALDLPYGAQVRNAIPSEVSTLHRLLGARPDTRHFRYHRLNPLPLDMVVVDEASMVDIDMMAALLHALPPRARLVLLGDKDQLASVEAGAVLGRLCAHAERGLYRDEVVNWLEDATGIRLDPALQDSHGRDLDQSIIMLRHSFRFDDSSGIGQLARAINAGNSQAALNVLKSNTFSEVQRIPLKRDDERRLLSQTLKGRQQENAWGYRYYLHAIRPQPGTSETKHLEHESPLIRRPTSEADREAWDRWAAHVLKAHTEFQLLTPLRNGHYGVEALNLRIEQALARAGLIDKPDVAIYWYEGRPVLVTGNDYGLKLMNGDIGIALQVPADFGKPEQGTILRVAFPAGDGKGGIRWILPSRLQRIETVYAMTVHKSQGSEFMHTALVMPDTLSPILTRELVYTAVTRAKKNFTLLSASDAVLEQAIQRRIARQSQLFQ from the coding sequence ATGAGTAAAGTCACAGCACGCTTCCCCTCGCAGGAGATAGCTTTAGCCGACAAAGCGGCTCTCCTCGATCTGCTATTCGCTTGGGCGGCGCGAGGCTGGATACGTGACCTGGATGCCGCCTTGGCCCACCGCCTTGCGCAGCTGGCGCCTGATGGCACACCCAGCTGTTTGCTGGCAGCCGCGCTGGTCAGCCATCAGGTCGGTCAGGGCCATCTGCTGCTCAGCCTCGATCAGGCCAGGCAGCATCCGGAAGAACTCATTGCCGTAGAGCGAGATGCGACCGACGATGCCCCACCGCCACCCGATGCGCTGCTAAAGCAACTACCGGAAGCGTGGGAAACGCAGCTAGCGGCGTGGTCAGCGGTCGGTGACGGTCAGGACAACCATCCGCTGGTCCTGCTCAATGGTCGACTCTATCTGCGCCGCTACTGGCGTCATGAAGCGCAGGTGGCAAACGGCGTGAGCGAACGGCTCAGCCAAGCGGAGGAGGTTGTCACTGAAACCCTACGCCCAGTGCTTGACCAGCTCTTCCCGCCTCAGGATCCCCGTGCCGAGAAGGCAAGTTCACAGAAGCTGGCCTGTGCGCTAGGGGTCCGCTCGCCGTTCGCGGTAATCACCGGCGGCCCGGGTACCGGCAAGACCACCACCGTCATCCGTCTTCTGGCCCTGCTGCAGGTCCAAGCCCTCGCAACGCGCCGGGTGCCGCTGACCATCCGTCTCGCCGCGCCCACCGGCAAGGCGGCAGCAAGGCTAAGCGAGTCGATCCGCGACCAGATCAGCCAGCTCGATGCGCTAGACCTGCCCTATGGGGCACAGGTCCGTAACGCTATTCCGAGCGAGGTATCGACTTTGCACCGTTTGCTGGGGGCACGTCCGGATACCCGCCACTTCCGCTACCACCGTCTGAACCCCTTGCCGCTGGACATGGTTGTCGTTGATGAAGCCTCAATGGTCGATATCGATATGATGGCGGCCCTGCTCCATGCCCTGCCGCCACGTGCGCGCCTGGTGTTGTTAGGTGACAAGGATCAGCTCGCCTCGGTGGAGGCCGGGGCGGTGTTGGGTAGGCTATGCGCCCACGCGGAGCGCGGGCTGTACCGCGACGAAGTGGTGAACTGGCTGGAAGACGCCACCGGGATTCGCCTTGATCCTGCCCTGCAGGATAGCCATGGCCGCGACCTGGACCAATCTATCATCATGCTACGTCATTCGTTCCGCTTCGATGACAGCAGCGGTATCGGCCAGCTTGCCCGCGCCATCAATGCCGGCAATAGCCAAGCAGCGCTGAACGTGCTGAAAAGCAATACGTTCTCGGAGGTACAGCGGATACCGCTCAAACGGGATGACGAGCGCCGCCTATTGTCCCAAACCTTGAAAGGCCGCCAGCAAGAGAATGCCTGGGGCTATCGCTATTACCTCCATGCCATTCGCCCGCAACCGGGAACCTCCGAAACCAAGCATTTGGAACATGAGAGCCCCCTGATTCGACGCCCCACGTCGGAGGCAGACAGAGAGGCATGGGACCGCTGGGCAGCTCATGTCCTCAAGGCGCATACCGAGTTTCAGCTGCTGACGCCGCTGCGTAATGGCCATTATGGCGTGGAGGCACTGAACCTGCGTATCGAACAGGCATTGGCGCGTGCCGGCCTGATTGATAAGCCGGACGTCGCCATCTACTGGTATGAGGGGCGCCCAGTGCTGGTGACTGGCAATGACTATGGGCTGAAGCTGATGAACGGCGATATCGGGATTGCCCTGCAAGTTCCCGCCGACTTCGGCAAGCCGGAGCAAGGCACCATCTTGCGTGTGGCATTTCCCGCCGGGGATGGCAAGGGTGGCATTCGCTGGATACTACCTAGCCGCTTGCAACGGATCGAAACGGTCTATGCCATGACGGTACATAAGTCGCAGGGCTCGGAGTTCATGCATACCGCCTTGGTGATGCCAGACACGCTCTCGCCGATCCTCACCCGGGAGCTGGTTTACACCGCAGTGACTCGGGCCAAGAAAAACTTCACGCTGCTCAGCGCCAGCGATGCCGTGCTGGAGCAAGCGATTCAGCGGCGTATCGCACGCCAGAGCCAGCTGTTCCAGTAA